The Deinobacterium chartae DNA window GCACTACCTTGCCAAGGTAGATGTCGCGAGTTCGAATCTCGTCTCCCGCTCCATGGTTCGGCTGGAAGTCAAAGACTTCCAGCCTTTTTTGTTTGTCCACCTTCTTGTAATCGCTCTGTACTGTGAACGTGGTTTACTGGAAGCATGCGCGTAGACCGTCTGTTTGATTCGGTTCACCTTGAGCCGGGGCCAGGTTTTCGGGTGCGTCCCTTCAGCGGCGAGCACTCGACGGCCCTGCACTTTCACCTCGAGGCCGGTGCGGTGGCAGCCGAGCACGCCCACCCGCACGAGCAGCTCACCGTGATCCTGCGCGGCGAGCTGGAGTATGTCCTCGAGGGTGAAACGCGGGTGTTGCGCGCAGGTGACGCGGTGTTCGTGCCCGGAAACGCCCGGCACGGTGGGCGCGCACTGAGCGAAGTAGAAGCGCTGGAGTTCTTTACTCCCGTGCGGGAGGATCTGATGCAGAAGCTGGCTGTGGCCGAGGCCGTTTCGTCCTCCGCAGAATCCTCATTGCACTAGGCGTGTATACTGGAAGTCTGTCCCGATCCCGGGAGGAAGGAAGTTGAAATGACCGAAGACAATCGCGCGCCGGAAGAGCTGCACGAGCTGATAGACGCGCTGAATGAGGGCGAGATCGACGAGGATCCGCAGGCGGATGCTATCGAGGCC harbors:
- a CDS encoding cupin domain-containing protein, whose amino-acid sequence is MRVDRLFDSVHLEPGPGFRVRPFSGEHSTALHFHLEAGAVAAEHAHPHEQLTVILRGELEYVLEGETRVLRAGDAVFVPGNARHGGRALSEVEALEFFTPVREDLMQKLAVAEAVSSSAESSLH